In Capillimicrobium parvum, a genomic segment contains:
- a CDS encoding YfgJ family double zinc ribbon protein, producing the protein MDLGPECPNCHEPWLRPTNLAGRYRCVYCLHRFELRSVCPNCGEHSTIVRMSSTATTQCNACGDSMLLPI; encoded by the coding sequence ATGGACCTCGGACCAGAATGCCCGAACTGCCACGAGCCCTGGCTTCGACCAACCAATCTGGCCGGCCGCTACCGCTGCGTGTACTGCCTGCACCGCTTCGAGCTGCGCTCGGTGTGCCCGAACTGCGGTGAGCACTCGACGATCGTCAGGATGTCCTCGACCGCCACGACGCAGTGCAACGCCTGCGGCGACTCGATGCTCCTGCCCATCTAG
- the rpe gene encoding ribulose-phosphate 3-epimerase has product MTTIPRGVAPSILSADFARLGEQVDLVLDAGARTIHFDVMDGHFVPPITVGPEVAKAIAPRIHAAGAILDVHLMVERPERHVDAFAEAGADRILVQVESTPNVHYAIRQIRDHGRSPGVVINPGTPVDAVAELVDVVDVVLCMTVNPGWGGQPFLESSIAKLGRLKALVGDRAEIEVDGGVDAGTAGPCAEAGATIFVAGSAIFHADDPVAAFHQISTAAGYG; this is encoded by the coding sequence ATGACGACGATCCCCCGCGGCGTTGCGCCGTCGATCCTCTCCGCCGACTTCGCCCGCCTGGGCGAGCAGGTCGACCTCGTCCTGGACGCCGGGGCGCGCACCATCCACTTCGACGTCATGGACGGCCACTTCGTCCCGCCGATCACCGTCGGCCCGGAGGTGGCGAAGGCCATCGCCCCGCGCATCCACGCCGCGGGCGCCATCCTCGACGTCCATCTCATGGTCGAGCGCCCCGAGCGCCACGTCGACGCGTTCGCCGAGGCGGGCGCGGACCGCATCCTCGTCCAGGTCGAATCCACGCCGAACGTCCACTACGCGATCAGGCAGATCCGCGACCACGGCCGCTCACCGGGAGTGGTCATCAACCCCGGCACGCCGGTGGACGCGGTGGCCGAGCTCGTCGACGTCGTCGACGTCGTGCTCTGCATGACCGTGAACCCCGGCTGGGGCGGACAGCCGTTCCTCGAGAGCTCCATCGCCAAGCTCGGCCGCCTGAAGGCGCTCGTGGGCGACCGCGCGGAGATCGAGGTCGACGGCGGCGTCGACGCGGGCACGGCCGGTCCGTGCGCCGAGGCGGGGGCGACGATCTTCGTGGCGGGTTCGGCGATCTTCCACGCGGACGACCCGGTAGCGGCGTTTCATCAGATCTCCACCGCGGCGGGGTACGGCTAG
- a CDS encoding response regulator, with translation MAISVLIVDDHPSFRATARLLLEVEGYHVIGEAKDGEEAIRQAADLQPDLVLLDVNLPDIDGFAVASRLTEPDADPAPAVILTSSRDPSDFGSQVASSGARGFIPKADLSGDSLAALLG, from the coding sequence ATGGCCATAAGCGTTCTGATCGTCGATGACCACCCGAGCTTCCGGGCCACGGCCCGGCTGCTGCTCGAGGTGGAGGGCTACCACGTCATCGGGGAGGCGAAGGACGGCGAGGAGGCGATCCGCCAGGCGGCCGACCTGCAGCCCGACCTCGTCCTCCTGGACGTCAACCTCCCCGACATCGACGGCTTCGCGGTCGCCAGCCGGCTGACCGAGCCCGACGCCGACCCGGCGCCCGCGGTGATCCTCACATCCAGCCGCGACCCCTCCGACTTCGGCTCGCAGGTCGCCTCCAGCGGCGCTCGGGGCTTCATCCCGAAGGCCGATCTCTCGGGCGACTCGCTGGCCGCGCTCCTGGGATGA
- a CDS encoding sensor histidine kinase, whose amino-acid sequence MTRGRVLWAAGTAGIALGVVVALLVAASDWADDKVIVIVQLLLIGWSFLGAGLFAWRRRPANRVGPLMVAVGLTWLLSGFACSDLPLLFAIGYLIGAIPFAVVVHLLLAYPTGRVREPLSRAVVVLAYAVAGLGSLLVSLLRVHDSGAEGSPDNLFALFDAPSAANAVEAVATLMGAVIVLVAGGLLVRRWLNATSLQRKGLAPVLLTGTLFLAFLAITLTVDQLSDSVAIEGGVGALAALLMLAVPYAYLGGVLGSGYSRAHAVGSLIDRINQVANRQSLRDAMAESLGDPTLDLVFKRRERDEWVDAEGRRCVAPGDRGVTEILRDGEPIAAIIHRASLADDPELMRSVGSAAALALENDRLQAELRARVAELQESRANILAFGLAERRRLERDLHDGAQQRLVALSLQVNLARAKLEDDPATAASLLDSAREELRQALGELRELARGIHPAVLTDQGLEAAVSALAERSPVPVTVEPLPAERLPAQVEAVAYFVVAESLTNVVKYAGADEASVSVERVNGHAIVEVRDDGVGGADVGRGTGLRGLADRVAALDGKLEIVSPTGEGTLVRAAIPCASS is encoded by the coding sequence ATGACCCGCGGCCGCGTCCTGTGGGCCGCCGGCACCGCCGGGATCGCGCTCGGCGTCGTCGTCGCGCTCCTCGTGGCGGCCAGCGACTGGGCCGACGACAAGGTCATCGTCATCGTCCAGCTCCTGCTGATCGGCTGGAGCTTCCTCGGCGCCGGCCTGTTCGCCTGGCGCCGCCGTCCGGCCAACCGCGTCGGTCCGCTGATGGTCGCCGTGGGCCTCACGTGGCTGCTGTCCGGGTTCGCCTGCTCGGACCTCCCGCTGCTGTTCGCCATCGGCTACCTGATCGGCGCGATCCCGTTCGCCGTGGTCGTCCACCTGCTGCTGGCCTATCCGACCGGGCGGGTGCGCGAGCCGCTCTCCCGCGCGGTCGTGGTCCTCGCCTACGCCGTCGCCGGCCTCGGCTCGCTGCTCGTGTCGCTGCTGCGCGTGCACGACTCCGGCGCCGAGGGCTCGCCCGACAACCTCTTCGCCCTCTTCGACGCGCCGAGCGCGGCCAACGCCGTCGAGGCCGTCGCCACGCTGATGGGTGCGGTGATCGTCCTCGTCGCCGGCGGGCTGCTCGTGCGCCGCTGGCTGAACGCCACGAGCCTCCAGCGCAAGGGCCTCGCGCCGGTCCTGTTGACCGGCACGCTGTTCCTCGCCTTCCTGGCGATCACGCTGACCGTCGACCAGCTCTCGGACTCCGTGGCGATCGAGGGCGGCGTCGGCGCCCTGGCCGCCCTGCTGATGCTCGCCGTGCCCTACGCCTATCTCGGCGGCGTGCTGGGCAGCGGATACTCGCGCGCCCACGCGGTCGGCTCGCTCATCGACCGCATCAACCAGGTCGCCAACCGCCAGAGCCTGCGCGACGCGATGGCCGAGTCGCTCGGCGACCCCACCCTCGATCTCGTGTTCAAGCGCCGGGAGCGCGACGAGTGGGTCGACGCCGAGGGCCGCCGCTGCGTCGCGCCCGGCGATCGCGGCGTCACCGAGATCCTGCGCGACGGCGAGCCGATCGCCGCGATCATCCACCGCGCGTCGCTCGCGGACGACCCCGAGCTCATGCGCTCGGTCGGCTCGGCGGCCGCCCTGGCGCTCGAGAACGACCGCCTGCAGGCCGAGCTGCGCGCCCGGGTCGCCGAGCTGCAGGAGTCGCGGGCGAACATCCTCGCCTTCGGCCTGGCCGAGCGCCGGCGGCTGGAGCGCGACCTGCACGATGGCGCTCAGCAGCGCCTGGTGGCACTCTCCCTGCAGGTGAACCTGGCCCGCGCCAAGCTCGAGGACGACCCCGCCACCGCCGCCTCCCTGCTCGACAGCGCCCGCGAGGAGCTGCGCCAGGCGCTCGGCGAGCTGCGCGAGCTGGCGCGCGGCATCCACCCGGCGGTCCTCACCGACCAGGGCCTCGAGGCCGCCGTCAGCGCCCTCGCCGAGCGCTCGCCGGTGCCCGTCACCGTCGAGCCGCTCCCCGCGGAGCGCCTGCCCGCGCAGGTCGAGGCGGTCGCGTACTTCGTCGTCGCCGAGTCCCTGACGAACGTCGTCAAGTACGCCGGCGCCGACGAGGCGTCGGTCAGCGTCGAGCGGGTCAACGGGCACGCCATCGTGGAGGTCCGCGACGACGGCGTCGGAGGCGCCGACGTCGGCCGCGGAACCGGCCTGCGGGGCCTCGCAGATCGTGTCGCCGCTCTGGATGGCAAGCTAGAGATCGTGTCGCCGACCGGAGAAGGCACGCTGGTACGTGCCGCCATCCCGTGCGCGTCGTCGTAG
- a CDS encoding response regulator transcription factor has product MRVVVADDSVLLREGIVRLLQEDGFDVVAQAGDAEDLLRKVGAHRPDVAIVDVRMPPSHTDEGLRAAAEIRERYPETAVLVLSQIVETGSALELLTASAEGIGYLLKDRVADIDRFTEAVRRVAEGGSALDPEVVSTLLGRRRRDDPLVELTSREREVLGLMAEGRSNAAIAEALVITERAVEKHVTSIFAKLGLTPAAEDHRRVLAVLAYLRA; this is encoded by the coding sequence GTGCGCGTCGTCGTAGCCGACGACTCCGTCCTGCTGCGCGAGGGCATCGTCCGCCTCCTCCAGGAGGACGGATTCGACGTGGTCGCGCAGGCGGGAGATGCCGAGGATCTCCTGCGCAAGGTGGGCGCGCATCGCCCCGATGTGGCGATCGTCGACGTCCGGATGCCCCCGTCGCACACCGACGAGGGGCTGCGCGCGGCCGCGGAGATCCGCGAGCGCTACCCCGAGACCGCGGTGCTCGTGCTCAGCCAGATCGTCGAGACCGGCTCGGCGCTCGAGCTGCTGACCGCGAGCGCCGAGGGCATCGGGTACCTGCTCAAGGACCGGGTCGCCGACATCGACCGCTTCACCGAGGCGGTGCGCCGCGTCGCCGAGGGCGGCTCGGCGCTCGACCCCGAGGTCGTCTCGACCCTGCTCGGGCGCCGGCGGCGCGACGACCCGCTGGTCGAGCTCACCAGCCGCGAGCGCGAGGTGCTCGGCCTGATGGCCGAGGGCCGCTCGAACGCCGCGATCGCCGAGGCGCTCGTGATCACCGAGCGCGCGGTCGAGAAGCACGTGACGTCGATCTTCGCCAAGCTGGGTCTCACCCCCGCCGCCGAGGACCACCGCCGGGTCCTCGCCGTGCTCGCCTACCTGCGCGCCTGA
- a CDS encoding ABC transporter ATP-binding protein has translation MTSADIVSATDLVRRYGEGEAAVNALAGVTVAFAAGRYAAIMGPSGSGKSTLMHCLAGLDRPTSGSVVVDGVELSSLDDRRLTELRRDKIGFIFQSFNLLPVLTAEENILLPLSIAGRKPDRAWFDELVQTVGLTDRLKHRPSQLSGGQAQRVAVARALVSRPAVIFADEPTGNLDSKASAEVLELLRRAVDDLGQTVIMVSHDPEAAAVADRLVVLSDGLVVEDRATQVAVA, from the coding sequence ATGACCTCTGCCGACATCGTCTCTGCCACCGATCTTGTCCGCCGCTACGGCGAAGGGGAGGCCGCGGTCAACGCCCTCGCCGGAGTGACCGTGGCGTTCGCCGCCGGCCGCTACGCCGCGATCATGGGCCCCTCGGGCTCCGGCAAGTCGACGCTGATGCACTGCCTGGCCGGCCTCGACCGGCCCACGAGCGGCTCCGTCGTCGTCGACGGCGTCGAGCTGTCGAGCCTGGACGATCGGCGCCTGACCGAGCTGCGCCGCGACAAGATCGGGTTCATCTTCCAGTCGTTCAACCTCCTGCCGGTCCTCACCGCGGAGGAGAACATCCTGCTGCCGCTGTCGATCGCGGGCCGCAAGCCGGACCGCGCGTGGTTCGACGAGCTCGTCCAGACCGTCGGGCTCACCGATCGCCTCAAGCACCGGCCGTCGCAGCTCTCCGGCGGCCAGGCGCAGCGCGTCGCGGTCGCGCGGGCGCTGGTCTCGCGCCCGGCCGTCATCTTCGCCGACGAGCCGACGGGCAACCTCGACTCCAAGGCCTCGGCCGAGGTGCTCGAGCTGCTGCGCCGCGCGGTCGACGACCTCGGCCAGACCGTGATCATGGTCTCCCACGACCCGGAGGCCGCCGCGGTGGCCGACCGGCTCGTCGTGCTCAGCGACGGCCTCGTCGTCGAGGACCGTGCGACGCAGGTGGCGGTGGCCTGA
- a CDS encoding ABC transporter permease — MLALSLKGFGARKVRVALTVIAVALGVALISGTYILTDTINKSFDEIFTTAAKGTDVSINARDAVENSEGGTASTIPASFLGRVEQVPGVSKAVGTAGTDSAAAFKANGDRIGSTTGGAPTSVFSDTPSPFDSLTYIEGHRPERDGQVALLQSTAKDANIKIGDTIKVVGSNGPGRNLEVVGLAEFGGVSSVGGFVAVVTTLNQAQQLAGERGRYDQILVAADDGVSPVELRDRIRTIAPANVSVRTGQQQADKNSQDIQDQLGFLRTALLAFAGISVFVGAFIIFNTFSITVTQRMREFALLRTLGASRRQILTQVLFEGLLIGVIGSIVGLLLGLVLAPGLRALFKAVGADLPSSGTVVEPRTIIVSLLVGIVVTLLSGLAPAIRSTRVPPVAALREGAVLPQGRGHRFVTPGGIVLVVLGAVALALGLFGGGGIALVGLGALVVFVGVALLSPKLVPPLAAGVGAPLPGLVGRLARENSIRQPGRTAVTAAALMIGVTLVAFVSIFAAGAKATIDEAVNTAGKPGTLIVQNTNGFTPIAPQVGDAVARVPGVKSVSPITFSTSRVTGVGGKTSVTGVPANLPDVFTIDWKQGSDRVVRTLGAQGAVLTKGYADKHDLAVGDRIRVLTPLGKHLELTVGGIAEDNTGLLADLTVSQALARSAFGEKEDALVFVGVDPADEKRVQSVISAAFDRLYPVAEVKTLQEFKDDQAGQIDGLLILIYVLLALAVVISLFGIVNTLVLSIYERTRELGMLRAIGTSRRQVRRMIRYEAVITAVIGAVIGVVLGLIFALAVGVALKDDGFVLSIPVVQLIILLVLGALAGVVAAIAPARRASRLDPLEALAYE, encoded by the coding sequence ATGCTCGCCCTCTCCCTGAAGGGCTTCGGCGCCCGCAAGGTGCGCGTCGCCCTCACCGTGATCGCCGTCGCGCTCGGCGTGGCGCTGATCTCGGGCACCTACATCCTCACCGACACGATCAACAAGTCCTTCGACGAGATCTTCACGACGGCGGCCAAGGGCACCGACGTGTCGATCAACGCCCGCGACGCCGTGGAGAACTCCGAGGGCGGGACCGCCTCGACGATCCCCGCCTCGTTCCTCGGCCGCGTCGAGCAGGTGCCCGGGGTGTCCAAGGCCGTCGGCACGGCCGGCACCGACAGCGCCGCCGCGTTCAAGGCCAACGGCGATCGCATCGGCAGCACCACGGGCGGCGCGCCGACCTCGGTGTTCTCCGACACCCCGTCGCCGTTCGACTCGCTGACCTACATCGAGGGCCACCGTCCCGAGAGGGACGGGCAGGTCGCGCTGCTGCAGTCGACCGCGAAGGACGCGAACATCAAGATCGGCGACACGATCAAGGTGGTCGGCAGCAACGGCCCCGGGCGGAACCTCGAGGTGGTCGGGCTCGCCGAGTTCGGCGGCGTCTCGTCGGTCGGCGGATTCGTCGCCGTCGTGACCACGCTGAACCAGGCGCAGCAGCTCGCCGGCGAGAGGGGCAGGTACGACCAGATCCTCGTCGCCGCCGACGACGGCGTGAGCCCCGTGGAGCTGCGGGACCGGATCCGCACCATCGCTCCGGCGAACGTGTCGGTGCGTACGGGCCAGCAGCAGGCCGACAAGAACTCGCAGGACATCCAGGACCAGCTCGGCTTCCTGCGCACGGCGCTGCTCGCGTTCGCCGGCATCTCGGTGTTCGTCGGCGCGTTCATCATCTTCAACACCTTCTCGATCACCGTCACGCAGCGCATGCGTGAGTTCGCGCTGCTGCGGACCCTCGGGGCCTCGCGCCGTCAGATCCTGACCCAGGTGCTCTTCGAGGGGCTGCTGATCGGCGTGATCGGCTCGATCGTGGGCCTCCTGCTCGGGCTCGTGCTGGCGCCGGGGCTGCGCGCGCTGTTCAAGGCGGTGGGAGCCGACCTCCCGTCGTCGGGCACCGTCGTGGAGCCGCGCACGATCATCGTGTCGCTGCTCGTGGGCATCGTGGTCACGCTGCTCAGCGGCCTGGCCCCGGCGATCCGCTCCACGCGCGTGCCGCCGGTCGCCGCGCTGCGCGAGGGCGCCGTCCTGCCGCAGGGCCGCGGCCATCGCTTCGTGACGCCCGGCGGCATCGTGCTCGTGGTCCTCGGTGCGGTGGCGCTGGCACTCGGTCTGTTCGGCGGCGGCGGCATCGCCCTCGTGGGGCTCGGTGCGCTTGTCGTCTTCGTCGGCGTGGCGCTCCTGAGCCCGAAGCTCGTGCCGCCGCTGGCGGCCGGCGTGGGCGCGCCGCTGCCGGGCCTCGTGGGCCGGTTGGCGCGCGAGAACTCGATCCGCCAGCCCGGCCGCACCGCCGTGACCGCGGCGGCGCTGATGATCGGCGTCACCCTCGTGGCGTTCGTGTCGATCTTCGCCGCGGGCGCCAAGGCGACCATCGACGAGGCCGTCAACACCGCCGGCAAGCCCGGCACCCTGATCGTGCAGAACACGAACGGGTTCACGCCGATCGCGCCGCAGGTCGGGGATGCGGTCGCCCGCGTTCCCGGCGTCAAGAGCGTTTCGCCGATCACGTTCTCGACGAGCCGCGTCACGGGCGTGGGCGGCAAGACGAGCGTCACGGGCGTGCCGGCGAATCTGCCGGACGTCTTCACCATCGACTGGAAGCAGGGCAGCGACCGGGTCGTCCGGACGCTGGGCGCTCAGGGCGCGGTCCTCACGAAGGGCTACGCCGACAAGCACGACCTCGCTGTCGGCGACCGGATCCGGGTGCTGACGCCGCTGGGCAAGCACCTCGAGCTGACCGTCGGGGGCATCGCCGAGGACAACACCGGCCTGCTCGCGGATCTCACCGTCAGCCAGGCCCTGGCGCGCAGCGCCTTCGGCGAGAAGGAGGACGCGCTGGTCTTCGTCGGCGTCGACCCGGCGGACGAGAAGCGCGTCCAGTCGGTGATCAGCGCGGCGTTCGACCGCCTGTATCCGGTCGCCGAGGTCAAGACGCTGCAGGAGTTCAAGGACGACCAGGCCGGCCAGATCGACGGCCTGCTGATCCTCATCTACGTGCTCCTGGCGCTGGCGGTGGTCATCTCGCTGTTCGGCATCGTCAACACGCTCGTGCTCTCGATCTACGAGCGCACGCGCGAGCTGGGCATGCTGCGGGCCATCGGGACCTCGCGACGGCAGGTGCGGCGGATGATCCGCTACGAGGCGGTGATCACGGCGGTCATCGGCGCGGTGATCGGGGTCGTCCTCGGCCTGATCTTCGCGCTGGCCGTCGGCGTGGCGCTGAAGGACGACGGCTTCGTGCTCTCCATCCCGGTCGTGCAGCTGATCATCCTGCTGGTCCTGGGCGCGCTGGCCGGCGTGGTGGCCGCGATCGCGCCCGCCCGGCGGGCGTCGCGGCTGGACCCGCTGGAGGCGCTCGCCTACGAGTAG
- a CDS encoding lipopolysaccharide biosynthesis protein: MSSDAAVPTGATSGATERPGGYGRGARVLSIGIAATGIFTFAYFAVASHVVGEVAAKQLDVLWSVMFIVISVIYRPIEQLLSRTLARRRALGHSRHPVRTPLALQATFAAIFLVCALALRTPIQDELFDGSATLYWVLVTGTLFYAASYFARGWLAGHQMFGLYGGLVLMESTSRFLFPLAVAVGIASGEDVVAIGIAAAPMVSLVVVPLAFARHGEEVIDVDAEEVAEGVTVRESTGFAIAVAGIMLAEQTLLNAAVLTTEITASDAALAGIVFNVFMITRAPLQLFQAVQTSLLPHLSGLEATEGHEAFARAVRQTLLVIAGFAGSVAIGLLAIGPFVMSHVFGQDFDYNRFGLAILGVGMGLHLVAGTLNQAALARGRAALSAAAWLVVAVGFVVWTLVPVIDDQLLRTEVGYAVATATLATILWRIYRSPSPTYS, encoded by the coding sequence GGCCGCGGCGCGCGCGTTCTGAGCATCGGGATCGCGGCGACCGGGATCTTCACCTTCGCCTACTTCGCCGTCGCGTCGCACGTCGTCGGCGAGGTCGCGGCCAAGCAGCTCGACGTGCTGTGGTCGGTGATGTTCATCGTCATCTCGGTCATCTACCGGCCGATCGAGCAGCTGCTGTCGCGCACGCTCGCGCGCCGCCGGGCGCTCGGGCACTCACGCCACCCGGTCCGCACGCCGCTGGCGCTGCAGGCGACGTTCGCGGCGATCTTCCTCGTCTGCGCGCTCGCGCTGCGCACCCCGATCCAGGACGAGCTCTTCGACGGCTCGGCGACGCTGTACTGGGTCCTCGTCACCGGCACGCTGTTCTACGCCGCGAGCTACTTCGCGCGCGGCTGGCTCGCCGGCCACCAGATGTTCGGCCTCTACGGCGGCCTGGTGCTGATGGAGTCGACGTCGCGCTTCCTGTTCCCGCTCGCCGTCGCGGTCGGGATCGCGTCGGGGGAGGACGTGGTCGCCATCGGGATCGCCGCCGCGCCGATGGTCTCGCTCGTCGTCGTGCCGCTCGCGTTCGCGCGCCACGGCGAGGAGGTCATCGACGTCGACGCCGAGGAGGTTGCCGAGGGCGTCACCGTCCGCGAGTCGACCGGCTTCGCCATCGCCGTCGCCGGGATCATGCTCGCCGAGCAGACGCTCCTCAACGCCGCCGTCCTGACGACCGAGATCACCGCGTCGGACGCCGCGCTGGCCGGCATCGTCTTCAACGTCTTCATGATCACCCGGGCTCCGCTGCAGCTCTTCCAGGCCGTGCAGACGTCGCTGCTGCCCCACCTCTCGGGCCTGGAGGCGACCGAGGGCCACGAGGCGTTCGCGCGCGCCGTCCGCCAGACCCTGCTCGTCATCGCCGGGTTCGCCGGGTCGGTGGCGATCGGCCTGCTCGCCATCGGCCCGTTCGTCATGAGCCACGTCTTCGGCCAGGACTTCGACTACAACCGCTTCGGCCTGGCGATCCTCGGGGTCGGCATGGGCCTGCACCTCGTCGCGGGGACGCTCAACCAGGCCGCGCTGGCCCGGGGCCGCGCGGCCCTGTCGGCCGCAGCATGGCTGGTCGTCGCCGTGGGCTTCGTCGTGTGGACGCTCGTGCCCGTGATCGACGACCAGCTGCTGCGGACGGAGGTGGGCTACGCGGTCGCCACCGCGACGCTCGCCACGATCCTCTGGCGCATCTACCGCTCGCCCTCGCCCACCTACTCGTAG